One window from the genome of Scatophagus argus isolate fScaArg1 chromosome 13, fScaArg1.pri, whole genome shotgun sequence encodes:
- the LOC124070040 gene encoding serine/threonine-protein kinase pim-2-like, with protein sequence MSVCVFSANFVNKYCELDPIGKGGFGSVRAGFRKADHQPVAIKHIPIRAVRLEKVKCNGKVFDIVLEVALMLKATGLPGSIGQSTAVSLLDWYDLGHEIILVMERPENCMDLLSYLKSRGGYLDEHEAKMILRQLVDAAIDMHSKGVFHRDIKLQNVLVQLNGGEPKVRIIDFGCGSFSTEASFTTFCGTRAYFPPEWFDCEKYRACPTTVWQLGALFYTLLCGHRTFSTMSFMSKHVQFDRALSNEVKILVYMCLTRDPELRATLKELQMRSALN encoded by the exons atgtctgtctgtgtgttttcagctaaTTTCGTGAACAAGTACTGCGAGTTGGATCCGATCGGCAAGGGAGGCTTCGGCTCAGTGCGCGCTGGCTTCCGTAAAGCAGACCATCAACCA GTTGCCATCAAGCACATTCCCATCAGGGCTGTGAGATTAGAAAAAGTT aaatgcAATGGGAAGGTGTTCGACATCGTTCTGGAGGTGGCACTCATGCTGAAAGCCACAGGTCTACCAGGATCCATTGGACAATCCACTGCTGTGTCTCTTCTGGACTGGTATGATCTGGGCCACGAGATAATACTGGTCATGGAAAGACCGGAGAACTGCATGGACCTCCTCAGCTACCTAAAATCTCGTGGAGGATACCTGGATGAACATGAGGCAAAG atgATCCTGAGACAGCTGGTGGACGCAGCCATCGACATGCACTCAAAGGGTGTCTTTCACCGGGACATCAAGTTACAAAACGTCCTGGTGCAGTTGAACGGTGGAGAACCCAAAGTGCGTATCATCGACTTCGGCTGTGGCAGCTTCTCCACTGAGGCGTCTTTCACTACTTTTTGTG GTACCCGTGCATACTTCCCTCCCGAGTGGTTTGACTGTGAGAAATACAGGGCCTGTCCCACCACTGTTTGGCAGCTTGGAGCGCTATTTTATACATTGCTGTGTGGACATAGGACCTTTAGCACCATGAGCTTCATGAGCAAACACGTTCAGTTCGACAGAGCACTGTCCAATG AGGTCAAGATCTTGGTGTATATGTGTCTGACCAGAGACCCTGAGTTGCGAGCCACTCTGAAGGAGCTACAGATGCGCTCTGCGCTCAACTAA
- the LOC124069995 gene encoding uncharacterized protein LOC124069995: MRTGLNLCMEDVREGTPDPLTRRILLSQIAALYDPIGLASPAKQKGVMLVRESFQEAGKDKDNPSKDTWDAPLSPKLRESAITLFEEYVRLGQVRFERSLTPPGAIGQPTGITFSDGSESSYGAVLYLRWETQDKIEVKLVESKAKLTPLDQKGDVIKAELCGAVFATRLKKYFEKHCHIKVKQWVHFVDSQTILAAIQKDSYGYQTFFANRIGEIQKAGQVEDWRWIEGKLNIADILTRGATPEELNEGSEWQQGPEFLKLPETDWPMKMASEITPSAAEDVGKLQRKAFSAVVTRAQSKQRTDPNMPDLKVEAKYEGVNGKQIPPAVPGATSVEDRPRKPWAVGLVHLVEPQRFSSLPKLCGAIAWTRRAAEIWLKGRQTPDSPKWEARCQAPDSLKWEANQLVLSTEERAQAFQDLVLAAQDGSHFLDSTLNRLVVYKDETTGILLCGGRIQSWREDGTSVPLIPFHSWLATLLAREAHDENHEGVAATLLRTRKKAWIVQGRRIAKKVVNDCITCRKLKGKMCQQMMSDLPPERSQRANPFEYTTLDLFGPFEIKDAVKKRTGKKVWGIVFCCMASRAVHVDLVDDQSSESFLQAYFRFVSLRGHPRKLWSDKGTNFIGAKPALQDLHRYLATLREASIEDQAAKHGTEWAWNFHPADAPHRNGAAEAAVKLIKKALTSLGGTTSSLTWGELQTLFYQAANLTNERPIDARAQEQEDSIEYLTPNTLLLGRTSQGGDTGGIDLCTHPWRRLRAIQIGVDMFWKKWSELAGPNLFVRPKWHQSQRNVAIGDIVWIADQNALRGQFRLGRILAVYPDKKGLVRDADVKTCAGLSASLTAGQVKRNPQQPTAVILRRDVRRLVVLIPVEDQ; this comes from the coding sequence atgcGGACCGGACTGAATCTGTGTATGGAGGATGTCAGGGAAGGAACACCAGATCCCCTTACTCGCCGCATACTTCTCAGCCAGATTGCCGCCTTGTACGATCCGATTGGTCTCGCTTCACCAGCCAAACAGAAGGGTGTGATGCTGGTGAGAGAATCATTCCAGGAAGCTGGTAAGGACAAGGACAACCCATCTAAAGATACATGGGACGCCCCTCTCTCACCAAAACTTCGAGAGTCTGCAATCACACTCTTTGAAGAGTATGTGAGACTTGGCCAGGTCAGATTTGAGAGAAGCCTCACGCCACCGGGAGCCATAGGCCAACCAACAGGGATCACATTCTCAGATGGAAGTGAGTCCTCCTATGGAGCCGTGCTCTACCTGCGGTGGGAAACCCAGGACAAAATTGAAGTGAAGCTGGTGGAATCCAAGGCTAAACTCACCCCCCTCGATCAAAAGGGAGATGTGATCAAGGCAGAACTGTGTGGTGCGGTTTTTGCTACCCGCCTTAAAAAGTACTTTGAGAAGCACTGCCACATAAAGGTCAAGCAATGGGTTCACTTTGTGGACAGCCAAACAATCCTGGCAGCCATCCAAAAGGACAGCTACGGCTACCAAACATTTTTTGCTAATCGCATTGGTGAGATTCAGAAAGCTGGTCAAGTGGAAGATTGGAGGTGGATTGAAGGCAAGCTGAACATTGCTGACATACTTACCAGAGGTGCAACTCCTGAGGAGCTCAACGAAGGGTCAGAGTGGCAGCAAGGCCCTGAGTTTCTGAAGTTGCCCGAGACTGACTGGCCTATGAAGATGGCCAGTGAAATTACAccctctgctgctgaagatgTGGGAAAACTACAGCGGAAAGCCTTCTCAGCGGTGGTTACCAGAGCCCAGTCAAAACAGAGAACTGACCCCAACATGCCTGACCTCAAGGTAGAAGCCAAGTATGAAGGAGTCAATGGCAAACAGATACCACCCGCTGTCCCTGGTGCAACATCAGTGGAAGACAGACCAAGAAAGCCCTGGGCGGTTGGGCTAGTGCACCTCGTGGAGCCTCAACGCTTCAGTTCTTTGCCTAAGTTGTGTGGTGCCATAGCCTGGACTCGACGGGCTGCAGAAATCTGGCTGAAGGGACGCCAGACACCAGACTCACCAAAGTGGGAGGCAAGATGTCAGGCACCAGACTCACTAAAGTGGGAGGCAAACCAGCTTGTCCTGTCTACTGAGGAGAGAGCACAGGCCTTCCAAGACTTGGTCCTCGCAGCCCAAGATGGTAGTCACTTCCTAGACTCAACATTGAACCGCTTGGTTGTCTACAAGGACGAGACCACAGGAATCCTTCTCTGTGGAGGAAGAATCCAGTCCTGGAGGGAAGATGGTACATCTGTTCCTTTGATTCCATTTCATTCTTGGCTTGCAACCCTGCTGGCAAGAGAAGCCCATGACGAGAATCATGAAGGTGTTGCTGCCACACTTCTGCGCACCAGGAAGAAAGCATGGATTGTGCAAGGTCGGAGAATAGCAAAGAAAGTTGTAAATGACTGCATTACATGCCgcaaactgaaaggaaaaatgtgccAGCAGATGATGAGTGATCTGCCGCCAGAGCGCTCCCAGCGTGCTAACCCATTTGAGTATACCACACTGGACCTCTTCGGCCCCTTCGAAATTAAAGATGCTGTCAAGAAAAGAACAGGGAAGAAGGTATGGGGCATAGTATTCTGTTGCATGGCATCCAGGGCAGTGCATGTGGACCTTGTGGACGACCAATCATCTGAAAGCTTCCTTCAGGCATACTTCCGCTTCGTATCATTGAGAGGCCATCCCAGAAAACTGTGGTCAGACAAGGGAACCAATTTTATTGGTGCTAAACCTGCCCTACAAGACTTGCACAGGTACTTGGCTACCTTACGGGAAGCATCCATTGAAGACCAGGCGGCCAAGCATGGAACAGAGTGGGCATGGAACTTTCATCCAGCTGACGCACCACATCGCAACGGGGCTGCGGAAGCTGCAGTTAAGCTCATAAAGAAAGCTCTCACTAGCCTTGGAGGGACGACAAGCTCACTCACCTGGGGCGAACTCCAAACCCTCTTCTACCAGGCAGCTAACCTCACCAATGAAAGGCCGATTGACGCCAGGGCACAAGAGCAAGAGGACTCCATAGAGTATCTGACCCCCAACACTCTGCTCCTTGGAAGGACCAGTCAAGGAGGAGATACAGGAGGAATCGACTTGTGCACCCATCCTTGGCGTCGCCTCAGAGCCATCCAGATTGGTGTGGATATGTTCTGGAAGAAGTGGAGTGAACTTGCCGGACCTAACCTCTTTGTTCGTCCAAAATGGCACCAGTCACAAAGGAATGTAGCGATTGGTGACATTGTTTGGATCGCTGACCAAAATGCACTCCGAGGCCAATTCCGGCTTGGACGGATCCTGGCTGTGTACCCCGACAAGAAAGGACTTGTGAGAGACGCAGACGTAAAGACCTGTGCAGGCCTCTCTGCCTCGTTGACTGCTGGGCAAGTCAAGAGGAACCCTCAGCAGCCAACAGCAGTCATCCTACGGAGAGACGTAAGGAGATTAGTAGTCCTCATCCCTGTGGAAGACCAGTGA